From the Anopheles stephensi strain Indian chromosome X, UCI_ANSTEP_V1.0, whole genome shotgun sequence genome, the window AGCATCTTAGCATTCCTTACCGCACTAATAACCTCACAATTTTACTACAGCGCTAGTTTTTAATATGTACGATTAATGTTGTGTTGTGTCCGTTTTTGGTCGGTGTCGGTGTCGGTGTGGGTCTTTATTGTGTTTTCGTTTCACGTTGCCTATCTGCCTGTAACAATAGttggtgtgttggtttgtCGACTGTCGCTACCAACACGATCGCTCCGTATCCCGCAATATGGTGCGATCGTAACACGCTGTGGTAACAAGTCGTAAACAAACCAGCCCGAAATGTTCCATCCAtttttcggtgttttttttttcttctaattctTCTGCTAATCGATCCCGTATCGATCTTTACAGCTCCGTCACCGCGTAGAAGCTGTTATCGTCGTGTCCGTGTGCCGCTTTATCCGGTAGCGTGGTGTCACCGTTCGGTACGCTATCACTCACACCGCCGTTCTGCTGACCGTCGACGCCATTGCTTGCCAGCGTCGACCGTAGCTCTTCGGTTgtcggtggcggtggcaacCGTAGGCCCTGATCGTCCGGATgtgtctgctgctgttgctgctggagcAGCTCGAGTGGTGGAGGAGGTAAGGGAAGGGATTGAATCTGGGAGGTGGTCAGACCGGCCGTACCGTACCCGGACGAGGAACCGCCCGACGAACCGGACGAGCTACCGGTGACCgggagcggtggtggtggtggtggtggtggcaactGTGACGCCAAATCGGCCGGTGTAACACCCCCAACACCATTCGCACCATTGCTTATcggatgctgctggtgctgatgcttGCCGTTCAGATTGTTTGGTTCAATCTTCGGCGCCGGTATGGGTTTGAGCGTAGCGAACTTACTACCATTCGGATGATCTGAGAGAAGCTTTCGCTTGACGTAGATGTCATccttgctggtggtgctgttgctacCATTGCTCGCACTCTTCGGTATATCCGGCAGTGGACAGTTGATGATCGACGGCAGTGGTTTGCTGTTAAACCCGGGCGTCGAGCTAAAAGTGGTGGTGTTGGGATTCTTCGCACCGGCACCACCAACAGCCTTGTCCGGTCCCGCTTCTCCCGGAGGTTTCCCGGAGGCTGGAtgtgactgctgctgttgaagttgctgctgctggtgcagatGTGACTTACCGTTCGGATCGTACTTGCCGTACTTGGCAGTGGAGTAGATGTAGATCTGCTTGTCCGAACCGGCAGCATCGGTGGTGGTCGGATCGCTGCCTGCCACCGTTGACACCGGCTGTGGCAGTGCCTTCTGCGGATTGCGCAACGGTGGTAGTGGAGGCGGATTGTCATCGCCGTACACGGGCGGTAGTGGATGGCCACCGGGGACACCACCAGTACCGTGCAGCTTCCGGTTGATGGTCATCGTCTGGGCGGGATGAACGTGACCGGGTCCGCCAGcggcatgctgctgctgctggtgaaggtGTAGATGATGGGCGGCTGCGGCTGCCGCCGTCGCGGGATCTAGCATCGCACgctgttgctgcagctgctgcatctgcagctgctgttgctgcacctgctgcggttgctgttggtggctgtgCGTGTGATAGTGCGGTTGCTGATGTATGGCGGGTGGATGGAACTTTCTATCGTTACAGGCGGCGTAACTTCAGTAGAAGTCATTCGCGTCGAGCGTCTTGCAGTGCTTACTGAGGGTCGCGTACTTGCCGTTGTTCGGTCCGTGCAGATGCGTCGGGCTGCTGTGCGACGGTAGCCGACCGAGCGTATGCGTACCGCCGGCCCGCATCATCGCCTGATGGTGATGCATCATATGGGCCTGGGCCTGTGCCTGTGCCTGCTGTGCCTGGGCGTGGGCCTGCTGGtgatgcagctgctgctgggccTGCTGCACCTGGCTCATGTCGTGCTTGGCGTTGCGGCCCGGATGTGCAATCGTGTGCGAACCACTGATCACCGGCggactgcacacacacacacatggaacGAGAAAGGAGAAGAATGGTAGAAAGGTTGAGGTGATGCGACCGCTTTTCGACACCACTTACCCCTTGGGATGATGTGGGAGTGTACGAGTGTTCATGTTTTGATGGCTCTGTGGATGCAATTGGTGTGATACATATGACTGCTCCTCGACCTGCGCATAATCATTCCTGAAAAATGACAACCGATCATGATGCgatgtgtgggtttttttgttgttgttgttggaacGCAATGAGGTAGGGTTCGATCAACATGCACTTCCCCCCCGTTCCCCTCTCTTCCCCACCCGCCCGCGCTTTACATACCTCTTGCGAATGTAGATCCAGGTATGGGAATCGACCCAAACCATGATGGTGAGCAAGATGGCCGCCATGAAGCTGGCGATCAGCATCAACACCAACCCGAGCAGTCCACACTCGCAGAGTCCGCGGGTCGCTACGAGGTAGCTGTAGTGTACGGCACGGCAGTCAACCAGCGCTGTCAACCCAGTCAGTAGCCGCTCGCACAGCTTTATATCGGCATTTACCGAACCGAGCTTCGGCGCTAGTCCTGCGTTCTTGAACAGAACCGGCGAAATCCTGTGAAGATGTTTTAGAGCAATGAGTTTCCGGGGACGGActtctaccaccaccaccgacaccaCTTACTTCGAGACGATGCTCATCGCGTTACGCGCATTATTGATCGCATTTTGCGACTCTCGCAGTCGCTGCGTGAACGGGTTCGAGCGGGAGATGTCACACTGGGTGTAGTACAGCAGTATGTCCGCTGGCAGTTCGTGCGGTGCTTGATGGACCAGGAAATCGGCCGGATCGTTGCACAGGTCACCGACGGCAACCGAGGTCGAAAGGTAGAGACCGGACATGAGCCAGGACCCGGTCACGGCCAGCAAACCACACACGCTAAACAGTATGAGGGCACAGCGAGAGTGACGGGCAACACCGACCAACAGTACCGCACACAGTACGAGTAACAGTGCCAATATGGCGACCGTTCCCGGCCAGCGGATCAACTCCCACTGATCTCCTTTCTGCAAAACGGGAAACACCACACCGCACCAGATACCAAAATAGTAGTAAACAAAATGGCGCACAGAGCGTGATGCACAACTTACCGTCAGGAAGTCTGTTATGGTCAAACCGACTAGTGGGCGTCGTATGTCGTTCGCTGCATTCTTCGCAATCGTAATGTTGCCCTTGGCCGTGAGTAGGGCCTGCTGTAGCTGTGCCAGTGCTGTTTGATTGTTCGTTTTCTGGTCAAAGATGTCTTCCAGCTCGGTAAGCTGCTGCTGAATCTTCATCGTCAGCGTATTCTCCAGGATGAATGTTTGGTTGCGTACGGAGGAGACGACACCGTCCACCTTCCGGCCAGCCTGCAGCACTTCGAGCAGTCCATTGTGCAGGTCATCGTTACCGTACAGGCCGAGCCCGATCgccgcacagcacagcacagtcACGATCGAGAGCGTTACCTTCAGACTGGTGATTGAGTGGGCAGGTCGTGGCTTTCTGTCGCAGCAGCGTGTCAAGAGATAGAGCAGCAAGCCAAACAACGACACAATCAGCAGGGCGGCCGGTATCGAACCCAAGATACCGAGACTCTGTACAGAAGTAAACAAAGATGTCCAGCAAGATGATAAAAGAGGTAGAGGATGTTCGAGGATTTATCAGAGCAGATTCTACCCTATTAGCCCTAAGGAATCAACTGACTACCATTATCGTCTTCTTTAACAAACAGAATGAGATAAAGAGAAGTAAAGGTGCAGGAAAAAATCCCCCTCAGGAAATGTTTATCAGTTTCTATCCGTCATGTTGGGCTCTGGTCCAACAAAGCGCCAAACAAACCAATCAATCACAATGACGCTACAGGGAAGTGTGCCCCGTTTTGTCATCACCGTAAAAGGGCTTTCTCATTGTCAGGAGTCGCACCAACGCCCAATTGCAACATGCAAAACTCCCTAGGGTCGCGGCGCGGAtcgggaaaaaaagggatgggTTCGCATCCCAACGGTACCACAAATGAGATCATTAGCAGTAGCAGTGCGGAACCTGACATGTAACCTACATAATTCGCTATGAATAGTCGTTACCTCatctccacacacacgcacacagacattCCTATAAAGAAGGAAGGATGTAAAAGGCAGCGAACAAATCGCGATGTTGCCATACACGGGCATATGCTGTTTtgttcccctcccccccccccccgcccctcAATTGAGGGAACTTCTTATGCTGCACGGGTTGCATAAATTCAGGAGCAAAGCATACCAAGAGAAAGACTGATAGgtaaggaaggaagaaaaaaaatgcaagaaCGCATCAAGATAGATAGACTATTGTTGCATACTACTcttctgctgctactgctctctctctctctctctctctcttgctctttgtgtgtctgtctttctctctctctctctcgctctctttatctcgaaagaaaaagggataaGTTCAATGAAAGTTTAATCACCTCCAGATAGACGTCATTTGATGGGCGAAATGTGTTGTTGATGCGATGGAAGGTGATGTTGTAGTGTGGCAGGGCGTGCAGCAACTTCGCTATCAGCGGCACCCGATATTGATCGTCGTCCTCGGTTGTCCCCGGATAGCCCATGGTTGCTTACCGTCGCGCGCCCGCCACCGCCGTACGATAAGGATGCTGCGGAAGGATGCGTAGTAACGCAGTGGTAACGCTTCGTGTCACGGTTGGCGAGAGCGCTGGCCCGTCAATGGCTGCCCGGTGAGCCGGTTGAAGGTGTCTCGTTTGAATGGTGCCTGATGGACTGATGGTTGGAGACCGCACAGGACTCACTCACTAGAACAGGATTGTTTGCTACACTTACAGACCAATCACCCACCAAGACACGGTGTGCGATGACTCACAGGGAAACGACACTGCCTCGCCAAGCTATCGCCGAGGACTTCTTCGCCCACCAGGCGCACCTATGTTCACTGTTGTCTGCTCGGCCACTTACACATCACTTTAAATTGCCGCCGAAGTTTTCGCCGAACTGGCAACGACTGATACGTTCGGCCTTTcggcttacacacacacacacacacccttctcTTCCGGATAAGAAGTGGCAACCCCTCCCGCTGGTATGGGAGAAGAATCTCCGGATATCACTATCGCCGACGGTGGTCCGTTCTGCCGGGTCCTTTACCAACCCGCGTCCCGTAACACAACACGTTGCCTCCTCACCGTCGGAGGTCCTCCAGACTTCTTCCGTACGCTTTGTAGCCCACGTCGCAGGGCTTCTCGAGTGCGTCCTAGTTCGCACAGCACTAGCATTGCGTGTAATGCCACCCAACGTCACCAACACCCGTAGACTGCATCGTACACTGCCGTGTGGCCAatcacgcgcacacacacacacaccgtcttTTTGGCACTAACCACTCGCACCCGTCATCGTTGACAGGGATGAATCAGCACATCCAGCACGGAGGTTGGGGGTTTGAGAGGAGCAGAAAAACGCTAAATCTGAATCAAACTCGGCACACGCACGTAAAACCACACATACAACGTAGCAACGAGTACGTACATACGCGCGCACACGCACCCAGGCTCTTTGTTGTGCGCACCCGTGCGCGTCTGTGTGACAGAAGACGTGCGAgtgcgtcctttttttttggtcttttGGGATTTCCCACACTCACCAACTCCCTGTTTTTCACgaaaaacacaattttccGTACCGTTTTTGCACTTCACTTCGACACCGTTGTTTCGTGCCGCACTTCTTGTCGGTGAATGATGTTGTGCCGTTACAGGCCCGAAGAGTCGTCCACCAACTTGGTACGCACGCCtacgcaagaaaaaaaaaacttcacggTACACACCACACCGATGCCCTAGTTTTCTTCTAGCTACAGGCTTTGGGACGAATCGGACCAACCCCTGGATTACTTTTGGCGAAACGTTCCAAAGTTCCTGTCAGGCGAGGCAAGCGCGTAGTACGATATCCTCGACTAGTTCCCGCAGTAATGCACCCTGGGCTAGGGAGTTTCACGAGAAAAAACGGTTCACCGTACGGCCCGTGTCGGGTCGGTTGCTCGCACGCTCGGTCACAcccttgttttcttttttcgtcaTCCTCCGACGGTGGTGAACGCTGGCTTGGGCCTGGAAGTCTGGacttgctgctggttggtgctgcctgcctgccttgCCAGGATAACTGTGTGCCGGAGAGCCGGAGAGTACGGCGTGTTGCCGCACGGCAGGGCGAAAGCGAGCGCTCCCATccggagagcgagagagcgagagagagcgagggataAAGAAGCAGAGAGCGTAAGACCGCTTCGATAAACAATACTGGGAGAGCCTGTGAAAAGCGGACAAGCAGAAACATGATAACATGATAGGGTGCCGTTATATTTGTTTGCACCAGGGTAAGGACCTTTTTATGCTCCTGCCACGCCATATCATCTCTCGCCTGCCCAGATGTGTCCTGATGCGTTCTCTCCCTCGGCTGGATTCTCGGCAAGGCATGAATGCATTTTCCCGAAAAACCTCTCTCACGGTCTCTCTCGCAAAGCAAACGAGTGGCTGTtgggaaaattgaacactGCGCCAGAGCTTCTCAACTTGGTTCCTTCTTGAAGGGTTCCCGATTATCCGGGTCGCGTACGGTGTTGATGTTGTCCGTAAAGGGATACGATCTAGACCGAGCCACACCTCAACGGCCAACTATGCATCTTTGTTCACATTTGGACTAGGGTAGAGACTTGAAGTAGAGGACACATAGGCACACAACTTcacaacttcaacttcaagagATGAGGTTCTTTTTATTCGTTGCAAATTCTCATATCAAAGCGACCGCAATAGACCAGCTAGATCTCTTCCCAAAGGGGGGCagtcaaacaaacacacacacacacatacacacacgaacacaggAACTGATCCCGACTACCTACCACTTCTCTACTAAAGCAGTAAAAGCAAACCACCTGGAGCAGACCACCCGTGCCTCGTATTTTAAGTCCCTACAATTTATTTCCCTTATTCACCCTGCCGCCTCGCCCCCTTCCTTCTCTTCTACCATTGCCCCTGGTCGTTATCCTCAGCGGTGTAATGTTCCGACCGGCCCGGCACGAGCGACCGTCAGATCGAACACTGACAGGCGGCCGCTATCGTAACCGTCTTGAACCGCCAGTACTCCCGCAACGGTTCCGGCAGCAGCGTCGAATGATGGTCATGTTCGCCCGACTCGTTGTCGGTCCGCTTGGTCAGCACACGCACCTTGTACGGGATCTCCTTGCAGCTGGAACCACGCCAACACTTCCGACTGTTGGCACTCCGGTTCTGACAGATCGCGTTCACCACGTACCGTGGGAAGTGTGTGTAGCCAAGATCCAACAGCTCGTACTGGAATATACATTGAGATGGTGTTTACAGGAGGGATACGCTTGAAAGTCTGAAGAACAGAGACAATACCTTTGTCTGGCACGCACAGGACGATGGATACTGTGCGTACAGGTCGGCTGAGATTTCACGATTAAAGTCGGAACGCTTCCGTGCCACGAACTCCGCCCGGCTCGCACCGGTCTCCTTCCTACCAGCTTCGGCCGGATCCGGTGAAGCAGACCTTGCAGAACTGGCAGCCATATGCCGCAGATGGTACCGTGCCCAGTCGTACTTGTGTAACCGGTCGGCCAGTGGGAAGCAGTTGAGTGGTACCAGCTTAAGCGATGCATCATCCGACGCAGCATCCGAAGGATTCGGTGTCGGGTTTTCCTTACATTCCGCTCTATGTCTAGCCGCCGTTGCAGGGTCGTGGCCACTGGAAGTAAAGTGTTTGGTACGGCCCGGCCGCTCATCTACACCGAATGGAGTGTCCGAATCATCCCGATCACTACTACCCTCCAACGAGCTGCCCGGTTCCGAGAGGAGCAGATTCTGGAGCCCATCGCTTGGGAACACCTCCGCATACTTTAGTCTGCCATCGATTGGTGCTAGCCCTAAACCCAGCAGAAAACCGCACACAACTAGCTGCAGGAAGCAAACACAGCAAGACTGCATCAGTAAACACAAACTTCCAAGATGGCTACCGTGTGTCACTCACCGTAAGTCTCATGGTGTGCTGAGTGGAGTTCAAATATCTCAACACAGTGCAGTCGGCTCACCATACACTGCCATCAGTACATTTCATCACAATTTTTCAGATTCttgaaagacacacacacacactaaagaTGCTCGGATGTTTATTAGACAACGTTTAGCACACCACTGACCAGCGTCCACGTATGCCGACTTTCCTTTTATAATCCTCCAACCAAAGATGATGATGCCAGTGCAGTAGTGTTACCCGTGGTTACTAATGGACgctcaaccaacaaaaaaataaaaccccaaaCAAAGGGTTACACGATATAAGATTACCGAGACGTCATCATCTTCACCTTCCATTTCCTGTTCTCGACCTTTACACGAGCCGGCGGCCATCTTGGCCTGCCAGGAGGATTTCCATTGTCTGTTTTGGAGAATGTACGGCACGGGTTATAGAAATAGGAACAATGCGCTGTTCCTATGTAGTTGAATGTGGTTCCGGCTTTTCGGCGCTCTTCATTTATGAAAATGGACGTCCCACAGATGGGTAATCTGATTCGCATCGTGCAAGGACACTGGTGGGTAGCTGAAGGATGTAACCTTTCGTTTCGATAGAATTGTTTGGTACAGCTCGACTCATTTTTTTCGATGAAGAGTTCCTTGGACAAGTCCCCTTGCATGATCGGTAAGGACTGGAAACTGGTCCTTGTCCCGTGTTTTTCATCTAACTTCAAGGTCATCTAGGTCTTTGAAAATCCTCCCGCCTCACGTGATGCGTAAATCAATTCACATCAACAGCTTGACCGATAATACCTGACCCATTCTATTGGGAATATGCAATTGGCAAATCTGCTCAGGGAACGCACACCAACTCTGATAGCGTGGTGTCACcatcagggggggggggggggaggactCAGAAGCGGAAGAGAAATGGATACTCACTTGCAACTTCTATGTCAGACTGAGACttcagcacaacaacaacaacaaaacgtcacacacgcatacacacacacacacaagcagtaggattgtttccctttttcttccctcaCATGTTTGGAATGTTACTTTGAAGGTTTGTAAGTTATCGACAGGAAAATGGTGCTTAAATCTTGTGGCTCTCTTTACCGCGGGACGTTCAGCGGTACCCCATATATGTGCAAATGGTGCTGGGACGCAACATTCCTTCGTGGACGTCAGTACAAGCAGGATAGAAGCCGTGGCGGTTGTGCAGGCATGaaaaggaggggggggggagggtgacCGGGAACAGCACATAAGCCATCGGACGGCCATAATCGCGACTCCGGGTGAGGGTGAGCTACCAGGAACCGGGGGGGGATTGAGGCGGGACACACGATTTGCGTTCCAACCGTCGGCTTACGGACTGCTGGAACTGGAGCAGGCAACACGACACACTGCTGGGCGCTTATGTCTCGCGACCCACGACGCCCACGACGCTGAAACGTGCTGGGGACGGTACGCGCAGGTAAGCCCATCGCTGCCTGGGACAGAATGGAAGCCTTAGCAGTGTCTccactgactgactgactgacacTATCGCGAGCGCACAACGCACGCACATACCCTTCACCGGGACCGGAGCACCAACTGAGCCACCCATACACACGCAGTACTGCCCGATACTTACTGGtgatcgaatcgatcgattcccGAGGTGCGAGGACTTCCTTCGCAGGGCGAGTCGTCGACACCGTTGCAGTGCAGCGTGAGGGACGTCGGGCTTGGAAGCGCAGTTTGGAAGCGCTCCAGTTCGGATCGGACCGCTACCGAGCGGACGGGCCAGAAACGGTCACTAGACATTGGACCAGCTGGACGCATGTGGAATTCCATCGATACCGGGGGTTCTTCTGGCCGCAGTGATGAAACGAAAGCAGCGCCGCTACAGGTACGATAGACACAAGTGGtctggctggtggtggttgtggtgatgTGCAGTGGTGGTGTGCGGACAGATATTAAAGGGTATTCGCTGTACGCGCTGTAATCCGAACGCTGCACCCCGTGGTACAATCAATGTTCAATCAGACTTTTGTGTCCAGATATTCAAGAGTTCACTGCTACGTGTCATCTTAGTGGAGCAGCGGTAGCTCGTAGTTCCCCCCTTGTGCCATGACGCAACTAATCACGTCTTCCACTCGCAACTTCCAGGACGACATTCAACTCGCTCCAGCTGCAGGAGCTCGAGCGTGCCTTCCAGCGAACCCACTACCCGGACGTGTTCTTCCGGGAGGAGCTCGCGGTGCGTATCGATCTTACCGAGGCACGCGTCCAGGTTTGGTTCCAGAACCGTCGGGCCAAGTGGCGCAAAAGCGAAAAGACAACCGTCGGCGGTGAGCCAGACTCGCAACAGGACCAGCAAGATCAGCAGCACCCACTCTCCACGTCATCCTCATCGTCGACAGGTACGGCCACCCTGTGCGGACCACGTGCTGACGGGACGGGTGAGAGTGTGCTCGGTGATGTGGGCATACTGGTGGATACGGGTGATGGAACCGGTGGTTCCAGAATGCTTGACGATGAGGAAGATGACGATGGGCTGGTGGGACTCCCGGACGAAGTACTGCACGGGATGGGTGGATCACTCAAAGCGCAGCATCATTCGCAAACGACGGGCGGTTTAGGCGGGCTAGCGAAGGGCGCAGGATTGAGCGATTCAATGTCGAGCGACCAACCGgtacaccatcatcaccatcatcatctacAGCATCATCTGCAACATCAACATCAGCATGTGGGGCCGAGCTCGCGAGCGTCCCTGCTGGATGCGGTTGATGTAACGCTTCCGGGCAGTTCTAGCACATCGGGACTGACCTTCGACGGTGGTTCACTGCACAGTATGACGCTCGGTCTGCCAGACGATCCCACCGGTTCCGGTACGGTGAGCACGTCCGGGTACAGTGTGGTGGATGCGGAGCTACCACGCCTCACCATCGGATCGCTCTCATCGCCCGGTCGTCTATCGCCCAACCTGTTCCTTAACCTCAACTTTGACCATCTTAACTCGCTGGACGGTAGCCGGTCCAGCAGTTTGACGTTCGAGTGGAACAGCTTCACCGGAACGACGACCACGTCCGCTAACTCGACCAAGCTTACTCCCTCGGGTACATCGTACAGTAGCTCCGTGAATCCTTCAACCGATGGTCTAGGGACGGTGAATGTGTCTAGTGCTAGTCAggatggtgctggtggttgttGCTCACTTCATCCAAACGATGGAacggcgcagcagcagcagcagcaacagacgCTACAACACCATCAGCCGCACgagcatcaccagcaccatcagcaccatcaccatcagcagcaacagcatccgtcCTCTGTGTACGACGACGAGATGAAGTTCCTGCACGTGGATCACTTCGGTGCGATGGAGAGTTTCAAGCACGAATCACTCTTCAACCTCGATCAAACCCTGCTCAGTGCGTCTGGGCCACCGTCCACCGATCAACCGCTCACGCTActacagcagcaccatcagcaacTACCATCACAcccacaccatcaccatcaacagCAGGTGTTGTGTGGCAGCCAAAAGAACACtctccaacagcagcagcagcagcagcaacaccaccaccatcaccatcatcaccaccatcaccatccgcACCATCAGACGACCGCTTCCCATCACCACACGCATCACGGTCACCCTCATctcggtgtgctggtggatgAACTCTCTGGCTTCCCGTCGCTCGGTGACCATTCTGGGTCTGGTGCGGCCGGTGACGATGAGTCCGGCCAGCCGGCAGCCTCCGTCTGTGTGGACGATCCGCAACGGGCATCACCGTCCGAGTTGCTCGATCTCGAGCGACCGATCAACATACACATCAACGTGGAGGACGGTCTCGATACGCTGCACACGGACGACAAGTTCTGAcgcccaacagcagcacaacGTCACATTCAGGGGCCCAAGTGTGCTAGCTAATCCGTAGCCACTAAACAGTTTAgtgtttttgctttgaaaCGTCACCTTACGAATCTAACCATCGCCATCCATGGCAAAAGGGCAGTGAGAAGGCGGTACGATACCAGCCAGTGGACTGTTTTTATTCAGTTACCAGCAAAACGgctttttgttatgttttgtttcttcttcttcttcctcttcttacCCATTCTATCTTCTTAAGCGCTAACGGTAGTAGGCAAGGAAGAACCAATGATCCAATGTTCTCTCACCAATGTCTGTTGGGCGCGTTGAAGTTTGGAGCTTAAATAAAACGATTTCGACCGTGTTATAGGCGAATGTTTTACAAGTGCCGTTTGCCGACTCTGTTTAGTATCATTCCACGTAAGTAAGGCATGAGTTACTGCTCAGACGGCTGGATCCCTACACTCTTcatatgggatttgatcccagGAGGATAACTATCAATCATTCAAAAGCCATTCAATGTTCGTATCATTTCGGGTAATAGGTGCCTACAAGACTTTCTCCCAAATATTGCAAGACGGACCTGTCCCATTCTGCGAAGTAGTTGTTGGAAAGTATTAGGGCAATCGACCACTCACCAGATCTTCACCAATCGGCAATTCTTGAAGAAGATGGcggattttaaagccgcacaAGATAGCGTAGCCaggggtaaaactgtacggtCAAGCTTatcaggcttgtaagaatgacaatgaccAACAGTACATGTCAGTtgaaaatggaaggaaaacgcTCAATGCCTCTTTACTACTTCCAAGGATCTACGCCAAGGACGATAGGTCTATTCTGTCTACTCATCGATATGACGCTAGAAACGAGCATCCAAGGCTAGGATGTGGATGTTCCAAGGACTATCTTCTTCTAGCTTTAATGCAAATCCAGACTCACTCTGAGAATAAACTTCACTCATTTTGGAACCTGAAGCCAGCATCGATGTTGAGATACGAGCTAGACAACCAGTCATACTATTCAGGACAATGGGACGTGGCACTATCttattgttcttcttttttccacaACTTCAAGTGCTCCTAGCCTGTTATTACTGAATACTTACTTaattatcaggcgctacaaccgctttgcagtcttggcctgctgcaacaatcctcgataccgttcacggtttagcgccgtcgtctgtcaTTAAATTATCCcgaccgttctggcggacgcttcaacgccatcactccatctcaatttgggcctaccacgcctcctctgtccgtgtggacggcctaaaaggactttacgggctgggtcgtccggtgtcattctcatgacgtgaccggcccaccggagcctggcgagtctaattcgctgcacgatggtgagatcatcgtacagctcgtagagcccgtcattgtagcggctcctccattgtccttccacacatacggggccaaagatcgttctgagcatcttcctctcgaacgcggctaagagagcttggcgtcagttttggacagagtccatgtctcagaagcgaatgtgagtactgggactataactAGGTTCTGTTcagtcccagcttcatccgtcacgacaggtatttagagtgtagaagtttcctcaggctatTACTAATTATCAGGACATAATTTTATCCgtatagttgaatagtcatcatccagtcctgccgtgtgaagatcggcaaAGCTA encodes:
- the LOC118517470 gene encoding protein tweety-like is translated as MQQLQQQRAMLDPATAAAAAAHHLHLHQQQQHAAGGPGHVHPAQTMTINRKLHGTGGVPGGHPLPPVYGDDNPPPLPPLRNPQKALPQPVSTVAGSDPTTTDAAGSDKQIYIYSTAKYGKYDPNGKSHLHQQQQLQQQQSHPASGKPPGEAGPDKAVGGAGAKNPNTTTFSSTPGFNSKPLPSIINCPLPDIPKSASNGSNSTTSKDDIYVKRKLLSDHPNGSKFATLKPIPAPKIEPNNLNGKHQHQQHPISNGANGVGGVTPADLASQLPPPPPPPPLPVTGSSSGSSGGSSSGYGTAGLTTSQIQSLPLPPPPLELLQQQQQQTHPDDQGLRLPPPPTTEELRSTLASNGVDGQQNGGVSDSVPNGDTTLPDKAAHGHDDNSFYAVTEL
- the LOC118508332 gene encoding protein tweety-like isoform X2, encoding MGYPGTTEDDDQYRVPLIAKLLHALPHYNITFHRINNTFRPSNDVYLESLGILGSIPAALLIVSLFGLLLYLLTRCCDRKPRPAHSITSLKVTLSIVTVLCCAAIGLGLYGNDDLHNGLLEVLQAGRKVDGVVSSVRNQTFILENTLTMKIQQQLTELEDIFDQKTNNQTALAQLQQALLTAKGNITIAKNAANDIRRPLVGLTITDFLTKGDQWELIRWPGTVAILALLLVLCAVLLVGVARHSRCALILFSVCGLLAVTGSWLMSGLYLSTSVAVGDLCNDPADFLVHQAPHELPADILLYYTQCDISRSNPFTQRLRESQNAINNARNAMSIVSKISPVLFKNAGLAPKLGSVNADIKLCERLLTGLTALVDCRAVHYSYLVATRGLCECGLLGLVLMLIASFMAAILLTIMVWVDSHTWIYIRKSPPVISGSHTIAHPGRNAKHDMSQVQQAQQQLHHQQAHAQAQQAQAQAQAHMMHHHQAMMRAGGTHTLGRLPSHSSPTHLHGPNNGKYATLSKHCKTLDANDFY
- the LOC118508332 gene encoding protein tweety-like isoform X1, encoding MGYPGTTEDDDQYRVPLIAKLLHALPHYNITFHRINNTFRPSNDVYLESLGILGSIPAALLIVSLFGLLLYLLTRCCDRKPRPAHSITSLKVTLSIVTVLCCAAIGLGLYGNDDLHNGLLEVLQAGRKVDGVVSSVRNQTFILENTLTMKIQQQLTELEDIFDQKTNNQTALAQLQQALLTAKGNITIAKNAANDIRRPLVGLTITDFLTKGDQWELIRWPGTVAILALLLVLCAVLLVGVARHSRCALILFSVCGLLAVTGSWLMSGLYLSTSVAVGDLCNDPADFLVHQAPHELPADILLYYTQCDISRSNPFTQRLRESQNAINNARNAMSIVSKISPVLFKNAGLAPKLGSVNADIKLCERLLTGLTALVDCRAVHYSYLVATRGLCECGLLGLVLMLIASFMAAILLTIMVWVDSHTWIYIRKRNDYAQVEEQSYVSHQLHPQSHQNMNTRTLPHHPKGPPVISGSHTIAHPGRNAKHDMSQVQQAQQQLHHQQAHAQAQQAQAQAQAHMMHHHQAMMRAGGTHTLGRLPSHSSPTHLHGPNNGKYATLSKHCKTLDANDFY
- the LOC118508342 gene encoding uncharacterized protein LOC118508342 gives rise to the protein MRLTLVVCGFLLGLGLAPIDGRLKYAEVFPSDGLQNLLLSEPGSSLEGSSDRDDSDTPFGVDERPGRTKHFTSSGHDPATAARHRAECKENPTPNPSDAASDDASLKLVPLNCFPLADRLHKYDWARYHLRHMAASSARSASPDPAEAGRKETGASRAEFVARKRSDFNREISADLYAQYPSSCACQTKYELLDLGYTHFPRYVVNAICQNRSANSRKCWRGSSCKEIPYKVRVLTKRTDNESGEHDHHSTLLPEPLREYWRFKTVTIAAACQCSI